Genomic DNA from Oncorhynchus masou masou isolate Uvic2021 unplaced genomic scaffold, UVic_Omas_1.1 unplaced_scaffold_15546, whole genome shotgun sequence:
CGGTGTGTCTGTTCTCCAAATTGGAAGTTCTGGATATAAGCAACAATGGATTAACGGTTCTCTGTGAGGACATTCAACGTTTGTCAAACCTCAAAACACTCATAGCCAAGAACAACCGTTTGAACGAATTTTCGTTCCCAAAGGAATTTGGGTCCATGCAGATAGACACAATGAACTTCAGTGGGAACATGTTTGAAGAGGTGCCCACTCAGTTTCTAAAACTCCAGCGATTAAAATATCTGTCTCTTGGGGGTAACAGACTCAAAGCTATCCCCGC
This window encodes:
- the LOC135531212 gene encoding leucine-rich repeat-containing protein 58-like; this translates as MELFATVDQGGCILDMSHLNLESLNLDTVGDERRRVTQQLYLYNNRLTVFPASVCLFSKLEVLDISNNGLTVLCEDIQRLSNLKTLIAKNNRLNEFSFPKEFGSMQIDTMNFSGNMFEEVPTQFLKLQRLKYLSLGGNRLKAIPAEIENITR